One genomic window of Glycine soja cultivar W05 chromosome 9, ASM419377v2, whole genome shotgun sequence includes the following:
- the LOC114368567 gene encoding PH, RCC1 and FYVE domains-containing protein 1-like, with protein sequence MTDPASYGSLERDVEQVVFRRYLQPEKDYLSFSLVYNNEERTLDLICKDKDEVEVWFTGLKTLISTGKLRRIGSELFDDGVDFTPKGRPFGAALEFGICITRNNKVAFDFASHEPSLNLVTSTDVGLESANNMQPRTSIGDGFRVSVSSTPSVSSTGSGPDDIESLGDVYIWGEVWADGVSLDGFSTQAPSTTDVLIPKPLESSVVLDVQQIASGVRHIALVTRQGEVFTWGEECGGRLGHGIDRDFGRPQLVEFLAVTNIDFVACGENHTCAVSTSDDLFSWGDGTYNVGLLGHGTDVSHWIPKRISTGPLEGLQVISVACGTWHSALTTSNGKLFTFGDGTFGVLGHGNRESIPYPKEVQLLSGLKTIQVSCGVWHTAAIVEVTFQSGSYVSSRKLFTWGDGDKYRLGHGNKETYLQPTCVSALIEYNFHQIACGHTMTVALTTSGHIFTMGSNENGQLGNPLADGKVPILVQDKLVGEFVEVISCGSHHVAALSSRSELYTWGKGANGRLGHGDIEDRKSPTIVESLKDRHVKNISCGSNFTSCICIHKWVSGVDQSVCTGCRQPFGFTRKRHNCYNCGLVHCHGCSSRKVLKASLAPTPGKPHRVCDSCYNKLKAVEACASSNLHRKMTTTPRNSLDTRERFGQGDVKSSRLILPPITEPMKFHQIMMANKMGSKHDYSSMSPASQVPSLLQLNDIAFGNSISSTQNVLRSAIALSPPPTPPLNSRPTSPYSRRASPPRSRTPGFSRSLIDSLRKTNELLNQEVSKMQNQIRSVRLKNDMEIQKLQKNVMEATSFAAEESSKHKAMKEICESTVDQMKEMIEKLPPDVLDSGNWKVVLTRAENFLKENSEFETPSSAKSQQQHALNTPNLNTSSSKLQEHRIEENNETVDEGNVIQESNNSSLSNNEASMPSQNDSKSQDSSRPGKEGETEVIEFEPGVHVTLIVKPGGVRFFKQVKFSKRRFREHQAKEWWSKNKDRVHRKYIAPQTTNSEGTGSSNTLPPPPPTKENIETVSS encoded by the exons ATGACAGATCCTGCTAGTTATGGGAGTCTTGAGCGTGATGTTGAGCAA GTAGTCTTTAGAAGATATTTACAGCCAGAAAAAGATTACCTATCGTTTTCACTTGTTTATAATAACGAGGAGCGAACACTTGATTTG ATATGCAAGGACAAAGATGAGGTAGAGGTATGGTTTACAGGCCTTAAGACATTAATTTCTACTGGAAAGCTTAGGCGCATTGGAAGTGAATTATTTGAT GATGGTGTTGATTTTACTCCAAAAGGTCGTCCTTTTGGTGCAGCACTAGAGTTTGGCATATGCATCACTCGTAATAACAAGGTCGCTTTTGATTTTGCTTCTCATGAGCCTTCATTGAATTTGGTAACCAGCACAGATGTGGGGTTAGAGAGTGCTAATAACATGCAACCAAGAACAAGTATTGGAGATGGTTTTCGTGTCAGCGTGTCGAGTACACCAAGTGTTTCGAGCACAGGATCGGGACCAGATGACATAGAATCACTAGGAGATGTTTATATATGGGGAGAGGTTTGGGCAGATGGTGTTTCACTTGATGGATTTTCCACTCAGGCCCCTTCCACAACAGATGTGTTGATTCCTAAGCCATTGGAGTCAAGTGTTGTTCTTGATGTTCAACAGATTGCATCTGGTGTGAGGCACATTGCTTTGGTAACAAGGCAAGGGGAGGTTTTCACTTGGGGAGAAGAATGTGGTGGAAGACTTGGTCATGGAATTGATAGAGATTTCGGTCGCCCTCAACTTGTTGAATTTTTGGCAGTTACTAACATTGATTTTGTTGCATGTGGAGAGAATCATACATGTGCTGTTTCTACATCTGATGATCTTTTCTCATGGGGTGATGGTACATACAATGTTGGACTTCTTGGTCATGGAACTGATGTTAGCCATTGGATACCAAAAAGAATTAGTACTGGCCCTTTAGAAGGGCTTCAAGTTATATCCGTTGCATGTGGCACATGGCATTCAGCACTAACAACTTCTAATGGAAAACTTTTCACCTTTGGTGATGGGACATTTGGAGTTTTAGGCCATGGAAACAGAGAAAGTATTCCATATCCAAAGGAGGTGCAATTGTTAAGTGGACTGAAAACCATTCAGGTTTCATGTGGAGTGTGGCACACTGCAGCTATTGTAGAGGTTACTTTTCAATCCGGTTCATATGTTTCTTCTAGGAAGCTTTTCACTTGGGGAGACGGCGACAAATATCGGTTGGGACATGGAAACAAGGAAACGTACCTTCAACCAACTTGTGTCTCTGCACTTATCGAGTATAATTTCCACCAGATAGCATGTGGACACACCATGACTGTTGCTCTCACTACATCTGGTCACATTTTTACTATGGGAAGCAATGAAAATGGTCAACTAGGAAACCCTTTGGCTGATGGAAAAGTACCTATCCTAGTACAAGACAAGTTGGTGGGTGAATTTGTTGAGGTAATATCATGTGGATCTCATCATGTTGCTGCCTTGTCATCAAGAAGTGAATTGTATACTTGGGGGAAAGGTGCCAATGGAAGATTGGGACATGGAGACATAGAGGATAGAAAATCACCAACAATAGTAGAATCCTTAAAAGATAGGCATGTAAAGAATATTTCTTGTGGCTCAAACTTTACATCTTGCATATGCATTCATAAATGGGTCTCTGGAGTTGACCAATCTGTTTGCACGGGTTGTAGACAACCATTTGGATTCACTAGAAAGAGGCACAATTGCTACAATTGTGGATTAGTGCATTGCCATGGTTGTAGTTCAAGAAAGGTATTGAAAGCATCATTGGCTCCAACACCAGGAAAACCTCATCGCGTGTGTGACTCTTGTTATAACAAGCTTAAAGCTGTTGAGGCATGTGCTAGTTCTAATCTTCATAGGAAAATGACCACAACACCTCGTAATTCCTTAGATACCAGGGAAAGATTTGGTCAAGGAGATGTAAAGTCTTCAAGACTAATTTTGCCTCCTATCACAGAACCAATGAAATTTCATCAGATAATGATGGCTAATAAGATGGGAAGCAAACATGATTATTCTTCCATGTCTCCAGCATCCCAAGTTCCATCACTTTTACAATTGAATGATATTGCATTTGGTAACTCAATAAGTTCAACTCAAAATGTTTTGAGGTCTGCTATAGCTCTTAGTCCACCACCAACTCCACCTCTCAATTCAAGACCAACATCTCCTTATTCAAGAAGGGCAAGCCCTCCACGTTCTAGAACTCCGGGATTTTCTAGAAGTCTTATTGATAGTTTGAGGAAGACAAATGAACTTTTGAATCAAGAAGTTTCAAAAATGCAAAACCAA ATTCGAAGTGTAAGGCTAAAAAATGACATGGAAATTCAGAAGCTCCAAAAAAATGTCATGGAAGCTACCTCCTTTGCTGCAGAGGAATCTTCTAAGCATAAAGCCATGAAAGAAATTTGTGAGTCTACTGTGGATCag atGAAGGAAATGATTGAGAAGTTGCCTCCAGACGTTTTAGATAGTGGAAATTGGAAAGTCGTGCTTACTCGAGCTGagaattttctaaaagaaaattcAGAATTTGAAACACCATCAAGTGCGAAGTCTCAACAACAACATGCACTTAATACACCTAACTTAAATACTAGCTCTTCTAAATTGCAAGAACAtagaatagaagaaaataatgaaactgtAGATGAAGGAAATGTTATTCAAGAAAGCAATAACTCATCTTTATCAAACAACGAGGCATCAATGCCttcacaaaatgattcaaaatcccAAGACTCTTCAAGACCAGGCAAAGAAGGAGAAACAGAAGTCATTGAATTTGAACCTGGGGTACATGTGACACTAATAGTAAAGCCTGGTGGTGTCAGATTTTTCAAACAAGTTAAATTCAG TAAGCGAAGATTCCGTGAACATCAAGCAAAAGAGTGGTGGAGCAAAAATAAAGATAGAGTGCATAGGAAATATATTGCTCCACAAACTACAAATTCCGAAGGTACCGGATCATCTAACActctaccaccaccaccacctacgAAAGAAAACATTGAGACAGTGTCTTCCTAA